The following are from one region of the Salinirussus salinus genome:
- a CDS encoding Rieske (2Fe-2S) protein, producing the protein MTAGEGTGRDRERVEVCPATEFPPGSRTVVAVDGREVGVFNVEGDLFAIANACPHQLAPLCEGQLTGEVTAPAVGEYELTRENRVLRCPWHGWKFDLETGESVFNPHVRAGTYDVAVEPSQPDTGGCSQTCEYGTELAGEEPPVDTYDVEVEHDVVVVYV; encoded by the coding sequence ATGACCGCCGGCGAGGGGACAGGCCGCGACCGGGAGCGTGTCGAGGTCTGCCCGGCCACCGAGTTCCCGCCCGGGTCACGAACCGTCGTGGCGGTCGACGGCCGCGAGGTCGGTGTCTTCAACGTCGAGGGTGACCTCTTCGCCATCGCGAACGCGTGTCCCCACCAGCTCGCCCCGCTCTGTGAGGGCCAGCTCACCGGCGAGGTGACAGCCCCCGCGGTCGGGGAGTACGAGCTCACCCGCGAGAACAGGGTACTCCGGTGTCCCTGGCACGGCTGGAAGTTCGACCTCGAGACCGGGGAGTCGGTGTTCAACCCCCACGTCCGGGCCGGAACCTACGACGTGGCGGTCGAGCCGTCGCAGCCGGACACCGGCGGGTGTTCACAGACCTGCGAGTACGGGACCGAACTGGCGGGCGAGGAACCCCCGGTCGACACCTACGACGTCGAGGTCGAGCACGACGTCGTGGTGGTGTACGTCTGA
- a CDS encoding amidohydrolase family protein, with product MSSHTTPGRGTTDLSLIDCDVHQMWADPGEVVQHLPAHWQGRGIDVPTNPWPSPVGLMRDDANAAGGPAGSDPDLMLEQHIEPYDVEYVVLNATGMLTLGVTPNEDYAAALASAQNDWLVERWLERDDCFKGGLVVPPQAPRRAADEIDRLGDHPDIVQVQMSSVGRTPYGRREHWPIYEAAARHDLPVALHIGPEGMGTSPPHTPAGYPSSYFERHALTSTSLMGQLTSMLLEGVFEEFDLDLVLTEGGFSWLPYLRWRLDKDWRGLREQTPWLERPPSEYITDHVRVTTQPLPEPDDPDHLRQMFDMVDARETVMFASDYPHWDADDPRLAFPSLPGDLERRIFRENAAELYGL from the coding sequence ATGAGTTCACACACCACTCCGGGGCGCGGGACGACGGACCTCTCGCTCATCGACTGTGACGTCCACCAGATGTGGGCCGACCCCGGGGAGGTCGTCCAGCATCTCCCCGCCCACTGGCAGGGACGGGGGATCGACGTGCCGACGAACCCGTGGCCGAGTCCAGTCGGGCTGATGCGCGACGACGCCAACGCGGCCGGCGGCCCGGCCGGCTCCGACCCCGACTTGATGCTCGAGCAACACATCGAGCCCTACGACGTGGAGTACGTCGTCCTCAACGCGACGGGGATGCTCACGCTCGGAGTGACGCCCAACGAGGACTACGCCGCCGCGCTGGCCAGCGCACAGAACGACTGGCTGGTCGAGCGCTGGCTCGAGCGCGACGACTGCTTCAAGGGCGGGCTCGTGGTCCCGCCCCAGGCACCCCGGCGTGCGGCCGACGAGATCGACCGGCTGGGCGACCACCCCGACATCGTCCAGGTCCAGATGTCGAGCGTCGGCAGGACCCCCTACGGCCGCCGCGAGCACTGGCCCATCTACGAGGCGGCAGCCAGACACGACCTGCCGGTCGCGCTCCACATCGGGCCGGAGGGGATGGGGACGAGCCCGCCCCACACACCGGCGGGCTATCCGTCGAGTTACTTCGAGCGCCACGCGCTCACGAGTACGAGCCTGATGGGACAGCTGACGAGTATGCTCCTCGAGGGCGTTTTCGAGGAGTTCGACCTCGACCTGGTGTTGACCGAGGGAGGGTTCTCCTGGCTGCCGTACCTCCGGTGGCGTCTGGACAAGGACTGGCGGGGCCTCCGCGAACAGACACCCTGGCTGGAGCGCCCGCCGAGCGAGTACATAACCGACCACGTCCGCGTCACGACGCAGCCGCTCCCGGAGCCCGACGACCCCGACCACCTCCGCCAGATGTTCGACATGGTCGACGCCCGCGAGACGGTGATGTTCGCCTCCGATTACCCCCACTGGGACGCCGACGACCCCCGCCTCGCGTTCCCGTCGCTCCCCGGGGACCTCGAGCGTCGCATCTTCCGGGAGAACGCCGCGGAGCTGTACGGGCTATGA
- a CDS encoding CoA-transferase — protein sequence MDVTTDLSTAVDEHIEPGDTLHFRGGYQFSYATVHELVRQCWNSGVEEDFTLVAIGAGTWAGPLVLADAVDRLEVAFAGLGYPAPGPHAVLRERAAGGELEVESWTYLTVIERLRAAALDHPFVPTNSLEGSSVGPAEKTATVESPFSDDESLVIPPLSPDVSVVHGVAGDRDGNIVVSPIQSEGHWGAYAADTVIATVEEVVDGDTIREYGDQTGVPSYAVDAVVEAPFGAHPGPVFNPHGVGDVSGYGYDREFYMDFREASGSADALEAWTEQWVLGTDWAGYLERLGTDRLRGLSTQTWPTGSQRTALDSPDVPDTDAEPPAERERMVVWTAREIADRIAAGGHEVVFGGIGVSHLASWLYRDLCEREGIEPRPLLVESGTYDFEVPRNDAYIFTPRALPTAKVVDTSTFALGLVMSTARNLSVLTGAQVDRRGNVNSTQLAGQHFVGSGGANDALSNSDEVVLAVEASPHRLVDEVEYVTGPGRNVTTVVTQYGTLRKVDGELEVDAVHVPPGTSADERLAALEEAVGWDVDRAGTVDERGWSERDSELVDVLRSVDPRGDFRV from the coding sequence ATGGACGTCACCACCGACCTGTCGACCGCAGTCGACGAGCACATCGAGCCGGGCGACACGCTCCACTTCCGGGGCGGCTACCAGTTCTCCTACGCGACCGTCCACGAGCTGGTCAGACAGTGCTGGAACTCCGGCGTCGAGGAGGACTTCACGCTGGTGGCCATCGGCGCGGGCACCTGGGCCGGCCCGCTCGTGCTGGCCGACGCCGTCGACCGGCTGGAAGTCGCCTTCGCGGGCCTCGGCTACCCCGCGCCGGGCCCACACGCCGTGCTCCGCGAGCGGGCCGCCGGGGGCGAGCTGGAGGTCGAGAGCTGGACGTACCTCACGGTCATCGAGCGGCTGCGCGCCGCGGCACTCGACCACCCCTTCGTCCCGACGAACTCTCTCGAGGGGAGTTCGGTCGGGCCGGCCGAGAAGACCGCGACGGTCGAGAGCCCCTTCAGCGACGACGAGAGTCTCGTCATCCCGCCGCTGTCCCCCGACGTCTCGGTCGTCCACGGGGTCGCCGGCGACCGCGACGGGAACATCGTCGTCTCACCGATCCAGTCGGAGGGACACTGGGGGGCTTACGCTGCCGACACCGTCATCGCGACCGTCGAAGAGGTCGTCGATGGCGACACGATACGGGAGTACGGCGACCAGACCGGCGTCCCGAGCTACGCCGTCGACGCCGTCGTCGAGGCGCCCTTCGGCGCCCACCCCGGCCCAGTCTTCAACCCCCACGGCGTCGGCGACGTCTCGGGCTACGGCTACGACAGGGAGTTCTACATGGACTTCCGGGAGGCCAGCGGGAGCGCCGACGCCCTCGAGGCGTGGACCGAGCAGTGGGTTCTGGGAACCGACTGGGCGGGGTACCTGGAGCGGCTCGGGACCGACCGGCTGCGCGGGCTGTCGACCCAGACCTGGCCGACGGGGAGCCAGCGGACCGCGCTGGACAGCCCCGACGTTCCCGACACCGACGCCGAGCCGCCGGCCGAGCGCGAGCGGATGGTCGTCTGGACGGCCCGGGAGATCGCCGACCGCATCGCGGCCGGCGGCCACGAGGTGGTCTTCGGCGGCATCGGCGTCTCACATCTGGCTTCCTGGCTCTACCGCGACCTCTGCGAGCGGGAGGGTATCGAGCCCCGCCCCCTGCTCGTCGAGTCGGGCACCTACGACTTCGAGGTGCCCCGCAACGACGCCTACATCTTCACCCCGCGGGCGCTGCCGACCGCGAAGGTCGTCGACACCTCGACGTTCGCGCTCGGGCTGGTGATGAGCACGGCCCGGAACCTCTCGGTGCTGACCGGTGCCCAGGTCGACCGCCGGGGCAACGTCAACTCGACACAGCTGGCCGGCCAGCACTTCGTGGGCTCCGGCGGGGCCAACGACGCGCTCTCGAACTCCGACGAGGTGGTCCTCGCGGTGGAGGCCAGCCCGCACCGCCTGGTCGACGAGGTGGAGTACGTCACCGGCCCCGGCCGGAACGTGACAACGGTGGTCACCCAGTACGGCACCCTCCGGAAGGTCGACGGCGAACTCGAGGTCGATGCGGTTCACGTCCCGCCCGGCACCTCGGCCGACGAGCGCCTGGCGGCCCTCGAGGAGGCAGTCGGCTGGGACGTCGACCGGGCCGGGACGGTCGACGAACGCGGCTGGAGCGAGCGCGACTCGGAACTGGTCGACGTGCTCCGGTCGGTCGACCCGCGCGGCGACTTCAGGGTGTAG
- a CDS encoding HTH domain-containing protein, whose product MAEKTADPETGRRRGERTGPAPAACEVSLYLRASPTAVGKRRQERVEERLTALADDGGVGSLSVERWPGQLRVGPDEDPEAAARYEELAAAADEAGARLAPFFEDRGGIDGFIESYADTRVLTFPVIAVVLKHDGEVVGLYPCRRDGVHDRVEEAVDALDAGESAANLR is encoded by the coding sequence GTGGCAGAGAAGACAGCCGACCCGGAGACGGGTCGGAGACGTGGGGAACGAACCGGCCCCGCGCCCGCCGCGTGTGAGGTCTCCCTGTACCTGCGGGCGTCGCCGACGGCGGTGGGAAAGCGCCGACAGGAGCGGGTGGAAGAACGGCTCACGGCGCTCGCCGACGACGGCGGGGTCGGGTCGCTGTCGGTCGAGCGGTGGCCGGGACAGCTCCGGGTCGGACCCGACGAGGACCCCGAAGCCGCGGCCCGCTACGAGGAACTCGCCGCCGCCGCCGACGAGGCCGGCGCCCGGCTGGCACCCTTCTTCGAGGACCGGGGCGGCATCGACGGGTTCATCGAGAGCTACGCCGACACCCGGGTGCTCACCTTCCCCGTGATCGCCGTCGTCCTCAAGCACGACGGCGAGGTCGTCGGGCTGTACCCCTGTCGCCGCGACGGCGTCCACGACCGCGTCGAAGAGGCCGTGGACGCCCTTGACGCGGGCGAGAGTGCCGCCAACCTCCGGTGA
- a CDS encoding DUF3179 domain-containing protein, which translates to MRRRRLLATLAAGATVLAGCAGGDDGTPANSGGQPDGGPVDATATATPTATVRDVDLPVSGSELRQPLPKDRIAAIVEPAFAPDWSGLDAPEGVDRPLLPDDAPVVGVERGGTARAYPLRVLNWHEVVNGDLGGPLLVTYCPLCGSSIVAERTVGGEPTVFGVSGKLWRNDLVMYDRATGSLWSQLLAAAIQGPRTGDRLSLLPSAFTSWGEWRDRNPGTEVLLPPPHSNTVRGREATRNYFNPRSSSEGQLIGYDHETEDGLYSRTFVVSVRHGGAARAYPFDDVRNAGVVNDRVGGLPVVVTTTPAGGMAAYVRRVGGTTTEFEAADGELLAAGGSRWERATGRAVDGPHEGTTLERANDEPPMFWEGWSNFHPETDIYGE; encoded by the coding sequence ATGCGACGGCGCCGGCTCCTCGCGACGCTCGCGGCCGGGGCGACGGTCCTGGCCGGCTGTGCCGGGGGCGACGACGGGACGCCCGCGAACAGCGGGGGCCAGCCGGACGGCGGGCCTGTCGACGCGACGGCCACTGCGACGCCGACCGCAACCGTCCGCGACGTCGACCTGCCGGTCTCGGGCTCGGAGCTGCGCCAGCCGCTCCCGAAGGACCGCATCGCCGCCATCGTCGAGCCGGCCTTCGCCCCCGACTGGTCGGGCCTCGACGCGCCCGAGGGCGTCGACCGGCCGCTGTTGCCCGACGACGCGCCGGTCGTCGGCGTCGAGCGCGGCGGGACGGCCCGGGCGTACCCGCTCCGCGTGCTGAACTGGCACGAGGTGGTCAACGGCGACCTCGGTGGCCCGCTGCTGGTCACCTACTGCCCGCTCTGTGGCAGCAGCATCGTCGCCGAGCGGACCGTCGGCGGCGAGCCGACCGTCTTCGGCGTCTCCGGGAAGCTCTGGCGCAACGACCTGGTCATGTACGACCGGGCGACGGGGTCGCTGTGGAGCCAGTTGCTCGCGGCGGCCATCCAGGGCCCGCGGACCGGCGACCGGCTGTCGCTTCTCCCCTCGGCGTTTACCTCCTGGGGGGAGTGGCGGGACCGCAACCCCGGAACCGAAGTCCTGCTCCCGCCGCCGCACTCGAACACCGTCAGGGGCCGGGAGGCGACGCGGAACTACTTCAATCCGCGGTCGAGCTCGGAGGGGCAGCTGATCGGCTACGACCACGAGACCGAGGACGGCCTCTACAGCCGGACGTTCGTCGTCAGCGTGCGACACGGCGGGGCCGCCCGGGCCTACCCCTTCGACGACGTCCGGAACGCGGGCGTCGTCAACGACCGGGTCGGCGGCCTCCCGGTGGTCGTGACGACGACTCCGGCCGGGGGCATGGCGGCATACGTCCGCCGGGTCGGCGGGACGACCACGGAGTTCGAGGCGGCCGACGGGGAGCTGCTGGCGGCCGGCGGCTCGCGCTGGGAGCGGGCGACCGGGCGAGCGGTCGACGGGCCACACGAGGGGACGACGCTAGAGCGGGCCAACGACGAGCCGCCGATGTTCTGGGAGGGGTGGTCGAACTTCCACCCCGAGACGGACATCTACGGGGAGTGA
- a CDS encoding cytochrome c biogenesis CcdA family protein, protein MAAAQLWFALVLGGSTFFAPCAYPLLPGYLAYFLGNAESANSRLGTATRAAGVGLLVSAGFWLVYATLGGVVLAVGTAALRDIVLVELLVGPLLVVLGGAMALGRSPSVRIPLPERRRSALGFVLFGVVYAVAAAGCTALLSFSVVAGALAVDPVLGLWTLLAYVAGMSLVMVAVSVAAGLGRGALLRRLSAHTGRIERVAGLLLAVAGLAQVYLFLFEFDGLRLLGLA, encoded by the coding sequence ATGGCCGCTGCACAGCTCTGGTTCGCGCTCGTCCTCGGCGGGTCGACGTTTTTCGCCCCCTGCGCGTACCCCTTGCTCCCCGGCTATCTTGCCTACTTTCTGGGGAACGCGGAGTCCGCGAACTCCCGGCTGGGGACCGCCACCCGAGCCGCCGGTGTCGGCCTGCTCGTCAGTGCGGGCTTCTGGCTGGTCTACGCGACCCTCGGCGGGGTCGTCCTCGCCGTCGGGACGGCCGCGCTCCGGGATATCGTCCTCGTCGAACTGCTGGTCGGGCCGCTGCTCGTGGTGCTGGGCGGGGCGATGGCGCTCGGACGGTCGCCGTCGGTGCGGATCCCGCTGCCCGAGCGCCGCCGCTCGGCACTGGGCTTCGTGCTCTTCGGCGTGGTGTACGCCGTGGCCGCCGCCGGCTGCACCGCCCTGCTCTCCTTCTCCGTAGTGGCCGGGGCGCTCGCGGTCGACCCCGTGCTCGGCCTGTGGACGCTTCTGGCCTACGTCGCGGGCATGAGCCTCGTGATGGTCGCGGTCTCGGTCGCCGCCGGCCTCGGCCGGGGGGCGCTGCTCCGGCGGCTCTCTGCCCACACCGGCCGGATCGAACGCGTCGCCGGCCTCCTGCTCGCGGTCGCCGGCCTGGCGCAGGTGTACCTGTTCCTGTTCGAGTTCGACGGGCTCCGGCTGCTCGGGCTCGCCTGA
- a CDS encoding TlpA family protein disulfide reductase — MGERGDATPTGRARRQLLRGIAAAGAVGLAGCTSLPGSGAEGSGDPSTAGATGGRDVIRLETVAVGGSPGGQVALRPPDRPALLDFFATWCAPCVPQMETLREVRSTFTPEELHMVSVTSEADETAVREFWRRHDGTWPVATDPRSRAVREHSVTGVPTLLVVLPDGTVTWRHTGLAGRETLLEQVERVVG; from the coding sequence ATGGGAGAGCGCGGCGACGCCACACCGACCGGTCGCGCCCGGCGGCAGCTTCTCCGGGGGATCGCCGCCGCGGGAGCGGTCGGACTCGCCGGCTGCACGTCGCTGCCCGGTAGCGGGGCGGAGGGGAGCGGCGACCCCTCGACGGCCGGAGCCACCGGCGGCCGGGACGTCATCAGGCTGGAGACGGTCGCCGTCGGCGGGTCGCCGGGCGGGCAGGTCGCGCTCCGGCCGCCGGACCGGCCTGCGCTGCTTGATTTCTTCGCCACCTGGTGTGCCCCGTGCGTCCCCCAGATGGAGACGCTCCGGGAGGTCCGGTCGACGTTCACCCCCGAGGAGCTGCACATGGTGTCGGTCACCAGCGAGGCCGACGAGACGGCCGTCAGGGAGTTCTGGCGGCGACACGACGGGACCTGGCCCGTCGCGACCGACCCGCGGAGCCGCGCGGTCCGCGAGCACTCCGTGACGGGCGTGCCGACGCTGCTGGTCGTCTTGCCGGACGGCACCGTCACCTGGCGACACACCGGGCTGGCGGGGCGAGAGACGCTCCTCGAACAGGTCGAGCGGGTAGTCGGGTGA
- a CDS encoding metallophosphoesterase has protein sequence MQVGIVSDTHDNLDIAQAAVDRFLAEDVDIVVHCGDIVAPFTARLFDTDAFEFYAVRGNNDGEWALQSLVDDFGVYLGEMGELELESAHVAVYHGTSEAVVGALVDAGTYDYVLRGHTHEQVHERRNGTVHVNPGGIPLDPAGGEPPAAVVLDTEAGEVDFHDLG, from the coding sequence ATGCAGGTCGGTATCGTCTCGGACACGCACGACAACCTCGACATCGCACAGGCCGCAGTCGACCGCTTTCTCGCCGAGGACGTGGATATCGTCGTCCACTGTGGCGACATCGTCGCCCCCTTCACCGCGCGGCTGTTCGACACCGACGCGTTCGAGTTCTACGCCGTCCGGGGGAACAACGACGGCGAGTGGGCCCTGCAATCGCTGGTCGACGACTTCGGCGTCTACCTCGGCGAGATGGGCGAACTCGAACTGGAGAGCGCTCACGTCGCCGTCTACCACGGCACCAGCGAGGCCGTCGTCGGCGCGCTCGTCGACGCCGGGACCTACGACTACGTCCTGCGCGGGCACACGCACGAACAGGTCCACGAGCGCCGGAACGGAACCGTCCACGTCAATCCCGGCGGGATCCCGCTGGACCCCGCGGGCGGCGAGCCCCCGGCGGCGGTCGTCCTCGACACCGAGGCCGGCGAGGTCGACTTCCACGACCTCGGATAG